A genomic region of Xanthomonas fragariae contains the following coding sequences:
- a CDS encoding helix-turn-helix domain-containing protein, which produces MPQSQPQLRRQLGLRLQRLRVRHGLTQAELARRLGLSPSYLNQIERNQRPLTLAIQQRLKTALGDLDGLLDVDDPAALVEPLDASLRSLGHSLSAAELRVLTGNLPQVAQALLDLHRAHRHLRERNAALELQIGVDHAAMPLLSPGEQVRDYFNRAHNYLPELDERAEALYAELGLTPENLPLRLRQRLADRHGLLVHESTDLHSEKRSVDAQARVLWLPAHLRPGQQAFQMAVQLALLECAPLLEARIADAGFEDAERIALSRIGLSNYFAGALVMPYSQFLHSAQTSRYDIEWLADRFGVGFEAVCHRLSTLQRRGAAGLPIFFMRMDRAGNVSKRHSATDFHFSHVGGACPLWIVYEAFNQPDRILTQIARMPDGRRYFWLARQVSSGAPGYGRPRKTFALAMGCDLRHADQLVYARGWDLHAVDDAVPIGPGCLSCERSDCLQRAFPALPRLPASAR; this is translated from the coding sequence ATGCCACAGTCGCAGCCCCAACTTCGCCGCCAGCTCGGTCTGCGCCTGCAACGGCTACGTGTGCGCCACGGCCTGACCCAGGCCGAATTGGCACGCCGGCTCGGCCTGTCGCCGAGCTACCTGAACCAGATCGAGCGCAATCAGCGGCCGCTGACACTGGCGATCCAGCAGCGACTCAAGACAGCCCTGGGCGATCTGGACGGATTGCTGGATGTGGACGACCCGGCCGCCCTGGTCGAGCCGCTGGACGCGTCGCTGCGCAGCCTAGGCCACAGTTTGTCGGCCGCCGAGCTGCGCGTGCTCACCGGCAACCTGCCGCAGGTGGCCCAGGCACTATTGGACCTGCACCGCGCCCACCGGCACCTGCGCGAACGCAATGCCGCGCTGGAACTGCAGATCGGTGTCGACCATGCGGCGATGCCCTTGCTGTCGCCTGGCGAACAGGTGCGCGATTACTTCAACCGTGCACACAACTATTTGCCCGAGCTGGATGAGCGCGCCGAAGCGCTGTACGCCGAACTCGGCTTGACTCCGGAAAATCTGCCGTTGCGGCTACGCCAACGCTTGGCCGACCGCCACGGCCTGCTGGTGCACGAATCCACCGACCTGCACAGCGAAAAACGCAGCGTGGATGCGCAGGCGCGCGTGCTGTGGCTGCCCGCTCATCTACGTCCCGGCCAGCAGGCGTTTCAGATGGCCGTGCAGTTGGCATTGCTGGAATGCGCACCACTGCTGGAAGCGCGCATCGCCGATGCGGGCTTCGAAGACGCCGAACGCATCGCGTTGTCGCGCATTGGGTTGTCGAATTATTTCGCTGGCGCGCTAGTGATGCCGTACAGCCAATTCCTGCACAGCGCGCAGACCTCGCGCTACGACATCGAATGGCTGGCCGACCGCTTTGGCGTGGGCTTCGAAGCGGTCTGCCATCGGCTCAGCACCTTGCAGCGCCGCGGCGCCGCCGGGTTGCCGATCTTCTTCATGCGCATGGATCGCGCCGGAAATGTGTCCAAGCGTCACTCGGCCACCGACTTCCACTTCTCGCATGTCGGCGGTGCTTGCCCGCTCTGGATCGTCTATGAAGCCTTCAACCAGCCCGACCGCATCCTGACCCAGATCGCGCGCATGCCCGACGGCCGCCGCTATTTCTGGCTGGCCCGCCAGGTCAGCAGCGGCGCACCCGGATATGGCCGCCCGCGCAAGACCTTTGCCTTGGCGATGGGCTGCGATCTGCGCCATGCCGATCAACTGGTGTATGCGCGCGGCTGGGACCTGCATGCGGTGGACGATGCAGTGCCGATCGGCCCAGGTTGCCTGAGCTGCGAACGCAGCGACTGCCTGCAGCGCGCGTTTCCGGCCTTGCCACGGCTGCCGGCCAGCGCGCGCTAG
- a CDS encoding IS5 family transposase (programmed frameshift), with amino-acid sequence MRQKTYPSDMSRERFEHILPILEQARKRTKPRRVDMYEVWCAVLYVLRTGCQWRALPSDFPKWRTVHAYFAKWSECDDEGVSLLERALKKSQVGVARQKQERNIFSRFLIVDAQSVKNTDTAGQKGYDAGKKVSGIKRHIAVDTQGLPHAIAVTTAEVTDRKGALQALERCQSNLTHVQSLLCDSGYTGVPFAEGVREILGEQLTVQIAKRSELHTFKVMPKRWIVERSFAWLEKNRRLWKNCERKLNTSLQFIHLAFLALLLKRS; translated from the exons ATGCGCCAAAAAACCTATCCGAGCGACATGAGCCGGGAGCGTTTCGAACACATCCTCCCGATCCTGGAACAAGCGCGCAAGCGCACCAAGCCACGCCGAGTGGATATGTATGAGGTGTGGTGCGCAGTGTTGTACGTGCTGCGAACCGGTTGCCAATGGCGAGCGCTACCCAGCGACTTTCCGAAGTGGCGGACCGTGCACGCGTACTTTGCCAAGTGGAGCGAGTGCGACGATGAAGGAGTGAGCCTGCTGGAGCGGGCGCTCAAAAAATC TCAGGTTGGCGTGGCCCGCCAGAAACAGGAGCGCAACATCTTCAGCAGGTTCTTGATCGTGGACGCGCAGAGCGTCAAGAACACGGACACAGCCGGGCAAAAGGGATATGACGCGGGCAAAAAGGTGTCGGGCATCAAGCGGCATATCGCTGTTGATACCCAGGGGTTGCCCCATGCCATCGCGGTGACGACGGCGGAGGTGACCGACCGCAAAGGTGCGCTGCAGGCGCTGGAGCGCTGTCAGTCAAACTTGACGCATGTACAAAGCCTGCTGTGCGACAGTGGTTACACCGGAGTACCGTTTGCCGAAGGCGTGCGAGAGATTCTAGGCGAGCAGCTCACGGTGCAGATTGCCAAGCGCAGCGAACTGCACACCTTCAAGGTCATGCCCAAGCGCTGGATCGTCGAGCGCAGTTTTGCCTGGCTGGAGAAAAACCGAAGGCTGTGGAAGAACTGCGAGCGCAAACTCAACACCAGCTTGCAGTTCATCCATCTGGCCTTCTTGGCGCTTCTACTCAAAAGATCGTGA
- a CDS encoding OmpA family protein, which produces MSPAATKSLAVALASAIALAACATGGSYVQRDQYGDQTQQQNRTGRNALIGTAIGVAAGLLSGDSATERRQHAMVGAGIGALSGAAIGQYQDRQERALRQRTANTGIEVQRQGDNITLNLPDGITFDFGKSALKPQFYTALNGVASTLREYNQTMVEVVGHTDSVGSDAVNQRLSEERAGAVAQYLTAQGVQRERMETMGAGKRYPIADNNTDAGRAQNRRVEIRLIPLRSEGAGNNTGMR; this is translated from the coding sequence ATGTCCCCAGCAGCCACCAAGAGTCTCGCCGTTGCCCTGGCCAGTGCCATCGCGCTGGCCGCCTGCGCTACCGGCGGCTCGTATGTGCAGCGCGACCAGTACGGCGATCAGACGCAACAGCAGAACCGCACCGGGCGCAATGCGTTGATCGGTACCGCGATCGGTGTGGCTGCTGGCCTGCTCAGCGGCGACAGCGCCACCGAGCGTCGTCAGCACGCCATGGTCGGTGCCGGTATCGGCGCACTGAGCGGTGCGGCGATCGGCCAGTACCAGGATCGACAGGAACGCGCACTGCGTCAGCGCACTGCCAACACCGGGATCGAAGTGCAGCGCCAGGGCGACAATATCACCTTGAACCTGCCGGACGGCATCACCTTCGACTTCGGAAAATCCGCGTTGAAGCCGCAGTTCTACACCGCGCTTAACGGCGTTGCCTCGACGCTGCGCGAGTACAACCAGACCATGGTGGAAGTTGTTGGTCACACCGATAGCGTCGGTAGCGATGCGGTCAATCAGCGCCTGTCCGAAGAACGCGCAGGCGCAGTGGCGCAATACCTGACCGCACAAGGCGTGCAGCGCGAGCGCATGGAAACGATGGGCGCCGGCAAGCGTTATCCGATCGCCGACAACAATACCGATGCCGGCCGCGCGCAGAATCGTCGTGTGGAAATTCGTTTGATTCCGCTGCGCTCTGAGGGCGCTGGTAATAACACCGGTATGCGTTGA
- a CDS encoding cryptochrome/photolyase family protein has product MSHAIVWFRRDLRLEDNPALRAALDAGHHPIPLYIDAPQEEGEWTPGAASRTWRHRSLAALDAALRTRGSGLVIVAGNSAQVLDKVIAQTGAVAVYWNRKYEPATQPRDAQIKRTLRERGIEVQSCNSALLFEPWQLSTQQGGPYKVFTPFWRNALTQLQLPVALPAPRSLPPVPAQLTTDALNTLGLIPRLHWDQGFWELWQPGEAGAHELLEIFIDGALSGYRENRDRPDRVGTSQLSPHLHFGEIAPWRIASTLEANRNTRTSAEIDGYIRQLGWRDFAYHLLHHFPDTTNQNLNPRFEGFDWATVDPVALQAWQRGRTGIPIIDAGMRQLWHTGWMHNRVRMIVGSLLCKHLRIHWIEGARWFWDTLVDADLANNTLGWQWVAGTGADAAPYFRVFNPVTQAEKFDPQAAYITRWVPELGKLAVKERFAPWLHPLSLARCAPEYPRTPIIGLSEGRDAALAAYAKTRG; this is encoded by the coding sequence ATGTCACACGCCATCGTCTGGTTTCGTCGCGATCTGCGTCTGGAAGACAACCCGGCCCTACGTGCCGCACTGGATGCCGGGCACCACCCGATTCCGTTGTACATCGATGCGCCACAAGAAGAAGGCGAGTGGACGCCGGGTGCCGCCTCACGGACCTGGCGGCATCGCTCGCTGGCGGCGCTGGATGCGGCACTGCGTACGCGTGGCAGCGGCTTGGTCATTGTCGCCGGCAACAGCGCGCAGGTGCTGGATAAGGTGATCGCTCAGACCGGTGCGGTGGCTGTGTATTGGAATCGTAAATACGAACCGGCCACCCAGCCGCGCGATGCGCAGATCAAACGCACGTTGCGCGAGCGCGGCATCGAAGTGCAGAGCTGCAATTCGGCCTTGTTGTTCGAACCGTGGCAGTTGTCGACCCAGCAGGGCGGCCCGTACAAGGTGTTCACCCCGTTCTGGCGCAATGCACTGACGCAGCTGCAATTGCCCGTCGCACTGCCTGCGCCGCGCAGTCTGCCGCCGGTGCCTGCGCAGCTGACAACCGATGCATTGAATACGTTGGGATTGATACCCAGGCTGCATTGGGACCAGGGCTTCTGGGAGCTTTGGCAGCCCGGTGAGGCTGGAGCCCATGAACTGTTGGAAATCTTCATCGACGGTGCGCTATCCGGCTATCGCGAAAACCGCGATCGGCCCGATCGTGTCGGCACCTCGCAGCTGTCGCCGCATCTGCACTTCGGCGAGATTGCGCCGTGGCGGATCGCCAGCACGCTGGAAGCCAATCGCAACACGCGTACTAGCGCAGAGATCGATGGCTACATCCGTCAATTGGGCTGGCGCGATTTTGCCTATCACCTGCTGCATCACTTTCCCGACACGACCAACCAGAATCTCAATCCGCGCTTCGAAGGATTCGATTGGGCCACCGTGGATCCGGTCGCGTTGCAGGCCTGGCAGCGTGGTCGCACCGGCATTCCAATCATCGATGCGGGCATGCGCCAACTCTGGCACACCGGCTGGATGCACAACCGCGTGCGCATGATCGTGGGGAGTTTGTTGTGCAAGCATTTGCGCATCCATTGGATCGAAGGTGCGCGCTGGTTCTGGGACACGCTGGTGGATGCGGATCTGGCCAACAACACGCTGGGTTGGCAGTGGGTGGCCGGTACCGGCGCCGATGCAGCGCCGTATTTCCGCGTATTCAATCCGGTGACGCAAGCGGAGAAATTCGATCCGCAGGCGGCTTACATCACCCGCTGGGTGCCGGAGCTCGGCAAGCTCGCAGTGAAGGAACGCTTTGCACCGTGGTTGCATCCGTTGTCGCTGGCACGCTGTGCGCCGGAGTACCCGCGCACGCCGATCATCGGTTTATCGGAGGGCCGCGATGCTGCGTTGGCGGCGTATGCGAAGACCCGCGGGTAG
- a CDS encoding replicative DNA helicase: protein MSARPGFRSKRNRDRDDDYDRPEPRLDQLRVPPHSVEAEQAVLGGLMLAPDAFDRINDQLTENDFYRRDHRLIYRAIHELAEKDRPFDAVTLGEWFESQGKLEQVGDGAYLIELASTTPSAANIVAYAEIVRDKAVLRQLIEVGTTIVNDGFQPEGRESVELLSSAEKAVFKIAEAGARGRTDFVAMPSALKDAFEELRIRFENGGNITGLPTGYTDFDAMTAGLQPTDLIILAARPAMGKTTLALNIAEYVAIKSKKGVAVFSMEMSASQLAMRLISSNGRINAQRLRTGALEDEDWARVTGAIKMLKETKIFIDDTPGVSPEVLRSKCRRLKREHDLGLIVIDYLQLMSVPGNSENRATEISEISRSLKGLAKELNVPVIALSQLNRSLETRTDKRPVMADLRESGAIEQDADMIVFIYRDDYYNKENSPDKGLAEIIIGKHRGGPTGSCKLKFFGEYTRFDNLAHDSVGSFE from the coding sequence ATGTCCGCTCGCCCTGGTTTCCGTTCCAAGCGCAATCGCGACCGCGACGACGATTATGATCGTCCCGAGCCGCGTCTGGACCAGTTGCGGGTGCCACCGCATTCGGTCGAGGCCGAGCAAGCGGTGCTGGGTGGTCTGATGTTGGCGCCGGATGCATTCGACCGGATCAACGACCAGCTCACCGAGAACGACTTCTACCGGCGCGATCACCGGTTGATCTACCGCGCCATCCACGAACTGGCCGAAAAGGATCGCCCCTTCGATGCGGTGACCCTGGGCGAGTGGTTCGAGTCGCAGGGCAAGCTGGAGCAGGTGGGCGATGGCGCTTATCTGATCGAGCTGGCCAGCACCACGCCGTCGGCGGCCAACATCGTTGCGTATGCGGAAATCGTGCGCGACAAGGCAGTGTTGCGGCAGTTGATCGAAGTCGGCACCACCATCGTCAACGACGGCTTTCAACCGGAGGGCCGCGAGAGCGTGGAGCTGTTGTCGTCGGCGGAAAAAGCGGTGTTCAAGATCGCCGAAGCCGGCGCGCGCGGGCGTACCGATTTCGTGGCGATGCCAAGCGCATTGAAGGACGCTTTCGAAGAGCTGCGCATCCGTTTCGAAAACGGCGGCAACATCACTGGTCTTCCGACCGGCTACACCGATTTCGATGCGATGACCGCCGGCCTGCAGCCGACCGATCTGATCATCCTTGCCGCGCGTCCGGCGATGGGCAAAACCACGCTTGCGCTTAATATCGCCGAATACGTCGCGATCAAATCCAAGAAGGGCGTGGCGGTGTTTTCGATGGAAATGTCGGCATCGCAGCTGGCGATGCGTCTGATTTCATCCAACGGCCGCATTAATGCGCAACGTTTGCGTACCGGTGCATTGGAAGACGAAGATTGGGCGCGCGTGACCGGCGCGATCAAGATGCTGAAAGAAACCAAGATCTTTATCGACGACACACCTGGCGTGTCGCCGGAAGTGCTGCGTTCCAAGTGCCGCCGACTCAAGCGCGAACACGATCTTGGCCTGATCGTCATCGACTACCTGCAGCTGATGTCGGTGCCGGGCAATAGCGAAAACCGCGCGACCGAAATTTCGGAAATCTCGCGTTCGCTCAAGGGCCTGGCCAAGGAGTTGAACGTGCCGGTGATCGCGTTGTCGCAGCTCAATCGCTCGTTGGAAACCCGTACCGACAAACGCCCGGTGATGGCCGATTTGCGCGAATCCGGCGCGATCGAGCAGGACGCCGACATGATTGTCTTCATCTACCGCGACGATTACTACAACAAGGAAAATTCGCCGGACAAGGGCCTGGCCGAGATCATCATCGGCAAGCACCGCGGTGGTCCCACCGGCTCGTGCAAGCTCAAATTCTTCGGCGAATACACCCGTTTCGACAATCTGGCGCACGACTCGGTGGGCAGTTTCGAGTAA
- a CDS encoding NADPH-dependent FMN reductase encodes MSKITIAVLVGSLRAESYNRQLARALEHLAGDKAVFEYPEIGDIPLYNQDHDVDFPAQGTRLKQQVRAADAVLFVTPEYNRSIPGVLKNAIDTGARPYGDSAFSGKPAAVVGISVGAIGTATAQQHLRNVLSYLNMHVLGQPEVFLQYNEGLFGADDQIVNADSRAFLQGFVDRFLGLIEHLKR; translated from the coding sequence ATGAGCAAGATCACCATCGCCGTGCTGGTCGGCAGCTTGCGCGCAGAGTCGTACAACCGTCAGCTGGCGCGCGCATTGGAACATCTGGCTGGCGACAAGGCCGTGTTCGAGTACCCGGAGATCGGCGACATCCCGCTATACAACCAGGACCACGATGTGGATTTCCCGGCCCAGGGCACGCGCCTGAAGCAGCAAGTGCGCGCCGCCGATGCGGTGTTGTTCGTAACCCCCGAATACAACCGCTCGATTCCCGGCGTGCTCAAGAACGCCATCGATACCGGCGCGCGGCCGTACGGGGATAGTGCGTTTTCCGGCAAGCCGGCGGCCGTGGTCGGCATCTCGGTGGGCGCGATCGGCACCGCCACTGCGCAGCAGCATCTGCGCAATGTGCTGTCGTATCTGAACATGCATGTGCTTGGTCAGCCGGAAGTCTTCCTGCAGTACAACGAAGGTCTGTTCGGGGCCGACGATCAGATCGTCAACGCTGACAGCCGCGCGTTCCTGCAGGGCTTTGTCGACAGGTTCCTTGGCCTGATCGAGCACCTCAAGCGCTGA
- the asnB gene encoding asparagine synthase (glutamine-hydrolyzing), giving the protein MCGLAGMLLASPRLHGEQLDALVRPMGAALRHRGPDDAGSWCDAQAGVALAHQRLSILDLSPLGHQPMRSADGRYVLAYNGEVYNFAQLRAALSALGHRFRGHSDTEVLLAAVMEWGLDNTLTRCNGMFALALWDERDNCLALARDRVGKKPLYYGWAGDTLVFGSELKALWQHPDFDNGVDRDALTLLLRLGYIPAPACIHERTFKLMPGRVLRLDAQTVAAGAAAHRPNQAQQPFWNAREAMQRALSARFTGSDVQAEEQLDSVLRDAVALRMVADVPVGVFLSGGTDSSIVTAMMQAQSAQPVHTFGIGFEGSHHDEAPLAREVAKHLHTDHTELYVSGADALAVVPSLPDMFDEPFADASQVPTALVARLARCGVTVALSGDGGDELFFGYGRYQRALRNWRMHGLVPVPLRRLMALAARSSGESSRTGGLAALVAEAGARGIGDIYRNRISRWRDPAAVVLGATEPDSFYSLADPLHGSGTPADAMMLADFAAYLPDDLLCKVDRTTMAVGLEARAPLLDWRVAEFAWSLPLSLKYRDGVSKYLLKRVLCRYLPDPMVYRGKRGFGAPVSAWLRGDLNGWADDLLAHGTLERDGVFAADTVAGLWRDFNGGERKWHTHLWTVLMFQAWQVHWRAQRAATSR; this is encoded by the coding sequence ATGTGTGGTTTGGCGGGAATGCTGCTGGCTTCGCCGCGCTTGCATGGCGAACAGCTCGACGCGCTGGTGCGACCGATGGGCGCGGCCTTGCGCCATCGCGGCCCCGACGATGCGGGCAGCTGGTGCGATGCGCAGGCCGGCGTGGCGCTGGCGCATCAACGGCTGAGCATTCTGGATCTGTCGCCGCTCGGCCATCAGCCGATGCGCTCGGCCGACGGTCGCTACGTGCTGGCCTACAACGGCGAGGTTTACAACTTCGCACAGCTGCGTGCGGCCTTGTCCGCACTCGGGCATCGCTTTCGTGGTCACTCCGATACGGAAGTGCTTCTGGCCGCAGTGATGGAGTGGGGCCTGGACAATACGTTGACCCGCTGCAACGGCATGTTTGCGCTGGCGCTATGGGATGAGCGTGACAACTGCCTAGCGTTGGCGCGCGACCGCGTTGGCAAGAAGCCGCTGTATTACGGGTGGGCCGGCGACACGCTGGTGTTCGGTTCCGAGCTCAAGGCGTTGTGGCAACACCCGGATTTCGATAACGGCGTCGATCGCGATGCGCTGACCTTGCTGCTGCGGCTGGGCTACATCCCGGCCCCGGCCTGCATCCACGAACGCACCTTCAAGTTGATGCCTGGGCGCGTACTGCGGCTGGATGCGCAGACGGTGGCGGCTGGGGCGGCAGCGCATCGGCCGAATCAGGCGCAGCAGCCGTTCTGGAACGCACGCGAAGCGATGCAGCGCGCGTTGTCAGCGCGGTTCACCGGCAGCGATGTGCAGGCTGAAGAGCAACTCGATAGCGTACTACGCGATGCGGTGGCGCTGCGCATGGTGGCCGACGTGCCGGTGGGCGTGTTCCTGTCCGGCGGCACCGATTCTTCGATTGTCACCGCAATGATGCAAGCACAAAGCGCGCAGCCTGTGCACACCTTCGGTATCGGGTTTGAAGGCTCGCATCACGACGAAGCGCCGCTGGCGCGCGAAGTGGCCAAGCATCTGCACACCGATCACACCGAGCTCTACGTCAGCGGTGCCGACGCATTGGCGGTGGTGCCAAGCTTGCCGGACATGTTCGACGAACCCTTCGCCGATGCCTCGCAAGTGCCGACCGCGTTGGTCGCACGCTTGGCACGCTGCGGAGTAACGGTGGCGCTGTCCGGCGATGGCGGCGACGAGTTGTTTTTCGGCTATGGCCGCTACCAGCGTGCGCTGCGCAACTGGCGCATGCATGGGCTGGTGCCGGTGCCGCTGCGACGACTGATGGCGTTGGCAGCGCGCAGCAGTGGCGAATCCTCGCGCACCGGCGGCCTGGCCGCACTGGTGGCCGAGGCCGGCGCACGCGGCATTGGCGACATCTATCGCAATCGCATTTCGCGCTGGCGTGACCCTGCCGCAGTGGTACTGGGTGCGACCGAACCCGACAGTTTCTATAGCCTTGCCGACCCCCTGCACGGCTCCGGCACACCGGCCGATGCGATGATGCTGGCCGATTTCGCCGCCTATCTGCCCGACGATCTGCTGTGCAAGGTGGATCGCACCACCATGGCGGTGGGGCTGGAAGCGCGCGCACCTTTGCTGGACTGGCGCGTGGCCGAATTCGCCTGGTCGCTGCCGTTGTCGCTGAAGTATCGCGACGGGGTCAGCAAGTACCTGCTCAAGCGCGTGCTGTGCCGCTATCTGCCGGACCCAATGGTTTACCGCGGCAAGCGTGGCTTTGGCGCGCCGGTCAGTGCGTGGCTGCGCGGCGATTTGAACGGCTGGGCGGACGATCTGTTGGCGCACGGCACGTTGGAGCGCGATGGTGTGTTCGCTGCTGATACCGTGGCCGGGCTATGGCGCGACTTCAACGGCGGCGAGCGCAAATGGCATACGCATCTGTGGACGGTGCTGATGTTCCAGGCCTGGCAGGTGCACTGGCGCGCGCAACGCGCCGCGACCAGCCGCTGA
- a CDS encoding glutathione S-transferase family protein — translation MSIMRPPLTVHGMSSSGNCYKVRLMLEQLGSRYHWVEVDSVAGQTRTPEYLAKNPNGKVPMVERDDGRVLTESNAILFWLAEGTPYLPADAWQRAQALSWMFFEQYSHEQYSHEPYVAVARFISLWTPHDAARRAELPQLRARGEQALAVMEQHLRQHAWFTGGDYGIADIALFAYIHCAEDGGFDLERWPAIGAWLHRVQALPRYVAMPAPTAVTA, via the coding sequence ATGTCGATCATGCGTCCCCCGTTGACCGTCCATGGCATGTCCAGCTCCGGCAACTGCTACAAGGTGCGCCTGATGCTGGAGCAGCTGGGCAGCCGCTATCATTGGGTCGAGGTCGATAGCGTTGCAGGGCAGACCCGCACGCCCGAGTACCTAGCCAAGAATCCAAACGGCAAGGTACCGATGGTGGAGCGCGACGATGGCCGCGTGCTGACCGAATCCAACGCGATCCTGTTCTGGCTGGCCGAAGGCACGCCATATTTGCCCGCCGATGCGTGGCAGCGCGCGCAAGCGCTGAGCTGGATGTTCTTCGAGCAGTACAGCCATGAGCAGTACAGCCATGAGCCGTATGTGGCGGTGGCGCGTTTCATCAGCCTGTGGACGCCACACGATGCCGCGCGCCGCGCCGAGTTGCCGCAGCTGCGTGCGCGCGGCGAGCAGGCACTGGCGGTGATGGAGCAGCATCTGCGGCAGCATGCCTGGTTCACCGGAGGCGACTACGGCATCGCCGACATCGCGCTGTTTGCGTACATCCATTGCGCCGAAGACGGCGGCTTCGATCTGGAACGCTGGCCAGCGATCGGCGCATGGTTGCATCGCGTGCAGGCGCTGCCGCGCTACGTCGCGATGCCGGCACCTACGGCAGTGACGGCATGA
- a CDS encoding glycine zipper 2TM domain-containing protein: protein MKSNTTIILVAAGALLAGGVATAAFMNNRPSSGDFVANGQPAPRGLEYADVVKVAPINERKPQYAQVVNSSAIRETTTSSSPRQVCRDVVVQERLPERDGNVGGTVVGAVIGGVLGNQVGGGNGRKLATVAGVVGGGMVGNRVDREHVGGRVVDRTERQCHTENANSQSSRVVGYDVTYRNADGTTGTMRMDNKPGERISLGDADNVVAYDVTYRYDGFEKTVRMNNKPASDRLPVVDGQLVTQTASTASDFNVRQDGLSTR, encoded by the coding sequence ATGAAGAGCAATACGACAATTATACTGGTCGCCGCCGGTGCCTTGCTGGCCGGAGGCGTGGCCACTGCCGCTTTCATGAATAATCGTCCGTCGTCCGGCGACTTTGTGGCCAATGGTCAGCCGGCGCCTCGCGGTCTAGAATACGCTGATGTGGTCAAGGTTGCGCCGATTAACGAGCGAAAGCCGCAGTACGCGCAGGTTGTCAACAGCTCTGCAATCCGCGAAACGACCACCAGCTCCTCGCCGCGCCAAGTCTGCCGCGACGTAGTGGTGCAGGAGCGTCTGCCTGAGCGCGACGGCAACGTCGGCGGCACCGTGGTTGGCGCGGTGATCGGCGGTGTGCTGGGTAACCAGGTCGGCGGCGGCAATGGCCGCAAGCTGGCTACTGTGGCTGGTGTGGTTGGTGGCGGTATGGTTGGAAACCGCGTGGACCGCGAGCATGTAGGCGGCCGCGTGGTCGATCGTACCGAGCGCCAGTGCCATACCGAAAACGCCAATTCGCAGTCCTCGCGTGTAGTGGGTTACGACGTCACCTACCGCAATGCTGATGGCACCACCGGCACCATGCGCATGGACAACAAGCCGGGCGAGCGCATTTCGTTGGGCGATGCCGACAACGTGGTGGCCTATGACGTGACCTACCGTTACGACGGTTTCGAAAAGACCGTGCGCATGAACAACAAGCCGGCCAGCGATCGTTTGCCGGTGGTCGATGGTCAGCTGGTAACCCAGACCGCATCGACGGCAAGTGACTTCAACGTCCGTCAGGATGGCTTGAGCACCCGTTAG
- a CDS encoding DUF6116 family protein encodes MRNPVTSRALDWASRLRYPTLFKVAAALFLVDLVIPDPIPFLDELLFGLSTLLLANWKTRKAPLSAPVRRD; translated from the coding sequence ATGCGAAATCCCGTTACCTCACGCGCGCTGGATTGGGCCAGCAGGCTGCGCTACCCCACCTTGTTCAAGGTGGCCGCCGCGCTGTTTCTGGTCGACCTAGTGATCCCGGACCCGATCCCTTTCCTGGATGAACTGTTGTTCGGCCTGAGCACGCTGCTGCTGGCCAACTGGAAGACGCGCAAGGCACCGCTATCCGCGCCAGTCCGCCGCGACTGA